A portion of the Acidihalobacter yilgarnensis genome contains these proteins:
- a CDS encoding BufA1 family periplasmic bufferin-type metallophore, whose protein sequence is MNKSKRKLTYALAAMLTLGVGGMTTTVYAAPAMEKCYGISKAHHNDCATATNSCAGTTTVDRDPHAFIAVPVGVCQKISGGNLDKP, encoded by the coding sequence ATGAACAAGAGTAAACGCAAATTGACCTATGCACTGGCTGCGATGCTGACACTGGGTGTCGGCGGCATGACTACAACCGTATACGCGGCACCCGCGATGGAAAAATGCTACGGCATTAGCAAGGCGCATCACAACGATTGCGCTACAGCAACGAATTCATGTGCCGGCACTACCACGGTTGACCGGGACCCGCATGCCTTTATTGCTGTGCCGGTAGGTGTGTGCCAGAAAATTTCTGGCGGGAATTTGGATAAGCCATAG
- a CDS encoding IS3 family transposase (programmed frameshift) produces the protein MISILKQAEAGTPVPELCREHDMSSATFYKWRAKYGGMDASLMARLKELEDENRRLKKMYAEERLVSEIRKEALGGKMVRPSSRRERAQDCVAQRGISIGLACRAFGISQTCYRYQANPSEENARIADWLVRLTHKQRNWGFGLCFLHLRNVKGFGWNHKRVYRIYRALELNLRIKPKRRIVRDKPEPLAVPEALNQSWSMDFMHDSLQDGRPYRLFNVIDDYNREGLCIEADFSLPAERVVRALDRVIEWRGKPQAIRCDNGPEYVSTTLAAWAAKHGIALNFIQPGKPQQNAYIERYNRTVRYDWLNQYLFESIHEVQNFATRWLWTYNHERPNMALGGITPKQKLALVA, from the exons ATCATCAGCATTCTCAAGCAGGCCGAGGCCGGCACGCCCGTGCCTGAGCTGTGCCGCGAGCACGACATGAGCAGCGCCACGTTCTACAAGTGGCGGGCCAAGTACGGCGGCATGGACGCTTCGCTGATGGCCCGCCTGAAGGAGCTGGAGGACGAGAACCGGCGGCTGAAGAAGATGTACGCCGAGGAGCGTCTGGTTTCGGAGATTCGCAAGGAAGCCCTTG GAGGGAAAATGGTAAGGCCCTCTTCGCGCCGGGAGAGGGCCCAAGACTGTGTGGCGCAACGGGGTATCAGCATCGGCCTGGCCTGCCGTGCGTTTGGGATCAGTCAGACATGCTATCGGTATCAAGCGAATCCGTCGGAAGAGAACGCGCGCATCGCCGACTGGCTGGTTCGGCTGACGCACAAGCAGCGCAACTGGGGCTTTGGGCTGTGCTTTCTGCACCTGCGCAACGTCAAGGGCTTTGGCTGGAATCACAAGCGCGTGTACCGCATCTACCGGGCGCTGGAACTGAACCTGCGGATCAAGCCCAAGCGACGGATCGTGCGCGACAAGCCCGAGCCATTGGCCGTGCCCGAGGCGCTCAACCAGAGCTGGTCGATGGATTTTATGCACGACAGCTTACAGGATGGGCGCCCGTATCGGCTGTTCAACGTCATTGACGACTACAACCGCGAAGGATTGTGCATCGAGGCCGACTTCTCGCTACCGGCCGAACGGGTTGTGCGCGCACTGGATCGGGTCATCGAATGGCGCGGCAAGCCGCAGGCGATCCGCTGCGACAACGGGCCAGAATACGTCAGCACGACCCTGGCCGCCTGGGCAGCCAAGCACGGCATTGCGCTCAACTTCATCCAACCCGGCAAACCTCAGCAGAACGCCTATATCGAGCGCTACAATCGCACCGTGCGCTACGACTGGCTGAACCAATACCTGTTCGAGTCGATCCACGAGGTCCAAAACTTCGCCACCCGCTGGCTCTGGACCTACAACCACGAACGGCCAAACATGGCCCTCGGAGGCATCACCCCAAAACAGAAGCTCGCCCTGGTGGCTTAA
- a CDS encoding diiron oxygenase, with amino-acid sequence MHSLMVAQASALTEQLNRSSNPYRDPLSRIDWQSLDLDHWWLPEAAVSLHGIPAYDHLPEAQRKRLSQYEFINFIEKALWLEGIFMERISRALADSLGQPSETLYRLHELREEAGHSLMFMELIQRSGLPIDPAAFKRPRLATWVGRHAPYRSAAFWIAVLIGEQVPDHMNRMIRKHRAQISDTIYEIITLHAIDEARHIVHARATLEYCLPIAGRLAPIYLPLLNHVFRQFVEAFYFPAPALYQLAGLDQPARWAQRAHANTARITFVDECVASTLRQLAGKNLPISWR; translated from the coding sequence ATGCACTCACTCATGGTTGCGCAAGCCAGCGCTCTTACAGAACAGCTCAATCGCAGCAGCAACCCCTATCGGGATCCGCTGAGTCGCATCGACTGGCAATCCCTGGACCTCGATCACTGGTGGTTGCCAGAAGCCGCCGTTAGCCTTCATGGCATCCCAGCCTACGATCACCTGCCTGAAGCACAGCGTAAACGTCTCTCGCAGTATGAATTCATCAACTTCATCGAGAAGGCCCTTTGGCTGGAGGGCATCTTCATGGAGAGGATCAGCCGCGCATTGGCAGATTCACTCGGCCAGCCATCAGAAACCCTTTACCGCCTGCATGAGTTACGCGAGGAAGCGGGCCACAGCCTCATGTTTATGGAGTTGATCCAACGCAGTGGATTGCCCATTGATCCGGCCGCCTTCAAGCGGCCACGACTGGCAACCTGGGTTGGCCGCCACGCGCCCTACCGTTCGGCCGCCTTCTGGATCGCGGTGCTGATCGGAGAACAGGTTCCAGATCACATGAACCGTATGATCCGCAAGCACCGCGCCCAGATTTCAGACACCATCTACGAAATCATCACCCTCCATGCAATCGATGAAGCACGCCACATCGTGCATGCCAGAGCAACCCTGGAGTATTGCCTGCCCATAGCCGGCCGCTTGGCCCCGATTTATCTGCCTCTTCTGAATCACGTTTTTCGCCAATTTGTCGAGGCCTTCTACTTCCCCGCTCCCGCGCTGTATCAACTTGCAGGCTTGGATCAGCCGGCACGCTGGGCACAGCGTGCCCACGCTAACACCGCGCGCATCACCTTTGTTGACGAATGCGTGGCCAGCACGCTACGTCAGCTGGCCGGCAAAAATTTGCCCATCAGCTGGCGCTAG